From one Lactiplantibacillus paraplantarum genomic stretch:
- a CDS encoding GntR family transcriptional regulator, with translation MSSPIYIQIHNQIKQAIEAGRWAVGDRIPSERELATQFDVSRMTLRQAIQTLVDEGILERRVGAGTFVANQKVQEKMSGVTSFTDLMLAQGKVPSSKTISYHVTSPSLSESEKLALKANEQVLRMERIRYGDDVPICFEVATVPERLVKQFTKDEITSSLYRTLEEKASLVPGKAQQTVSAMSASERIAEYLSVRRGDALLRLRQISYLQTGEPFEYVRTQYVGNRFEFYLEK, from the coding sequence ATGAGTTCGCCAATTTATATTCAAATCCACAACCAAATTAAGCAGGCGATTGAAGCTGGTCGGTGGGCCGTTGGTGACCGGATTCCGTCCGAACGGGAGCTGGCTACGCAGTTCGATGTTAGTCGGATGACCCTTCGACAAGCAATCCAGACATTGGTTGACGAAGGAATATTAGAGCGGCGAGTCGGTGCCGGCACGTTTGTCGCGAATCAAAAGGTCCAAGAAAAAATGTCCGGTGTCACCAGTTTTACTGATCTAATGCTGGCCCAGGGTAAGGTCCCATCAAGTAAGACGATTTCATATCACGTGACGAGTCCATCGTTATCTGAGAGTGAAAAATTAGCATTGAAAGCCAATGAACAAGTGCTGCGGATGGAACGAATTCGCTACGGTGATGACGTCCCGATTTGCTTTGAAGTCGCAACGGTTCCGGAACGGCTCGTCAAGCAGTTTACCAAGGACGAAATTACGAGTTCGTTGTATCGGACGTTGGAAGAAAAGGCTAGCCTAGTGCCTGGCAAGGCTCAACAGACTGTTTCGGCGATGTCCGCTTCTGAGCGTATCGCGGAATACTTGTCAGTCCGGCGTGGCGATGCGTTGCTACGGCTACGGCAGATTTCGTATTTGCAAACCGGTGAACCGTTTGAATACGTGCGGACCCAGTACGTTGGTAATCGGTTTGAATTCTATCTTGAAAAATAA
- a CDS encoding WecB/TagA/CpsF family glycosyltransferase, which yields MSVPFDRVNILNVPFIKTTNAGFVQQLQIDILAHRNRFVVTANPEILMYAREHPDYQQVLTQADYITPDGIGVIQGAQILGTPLPERITGYDTLLTLLEWGSQQHQRIFLLGAKPAVLKQVTAIVQHDYPGIVVVGARDGYYDDEQTIVDQIVAAKPDMVFVATGFPKQEFFIAEHRQRLDALWMGVGGSFDVIAGAVKRAPLFWQKHHVEWLYRLIQEPSRFKRMLVLPRYLRLVKKMARQQAR from the coding sequence ATGTCAGTCCCTTTTGACAGGGTTAACATCTTAAACGTGCCGTTTATCAAGACAACTAACGCTGGCTTTGTTCAGCAACTTCAAATCGATATTCTCGCACATCGCAATCGCTTTGTGGTGACCGCTAACCCCGAGATTTTAATGTACGCCCGTGAACACCCCGATTACCAACAGGTGTTAACTCAGGCAGATTATATTACGCCGGACGGTATCGGCGTTATTCAGGGCGCTCAGATTCTTGGCACGCCACTCCCCGAACGGATTACGGGCTATGATACCCTTTTAACACTACTAGAATGGGGTAGCCAACAGCACCAACGGATCTTCTTGTTAGGTGCCAAGCCCGCCGTATTAAAACAAGTGACCGCGATCGTCCAACACGATTATCCCGGCATCGTTGTCGTGGGTGCCCGTGATGGCTATTATGACGACGAACAAACCATTGTCGACCAGATCGTGGCGGCGAAGCCCGATATGGTCTTCGTAGCCACCGGTTTTCCTAAACAGGAATTCTTCATCGCCGAACACCGCCAACGCCTCGATGCACTCTGGATGGGTGTTGGGGGTAGCTTCGACGTAATTGCAGGCGCGGTCAAGCGGGCGCCGTTATTTTGGCAAAAACATCACGTTGAATGGCTCTACCGGCTAATTCAAGAACCGAGCCGCTTCAAGCGGATGCTCGTGCTCCCCCGCTACTTGCGATTGGTTAAAAAAATGGCGCGCCAACAAGCACGATAG
- a CDS encoding nicotinate phosphoribosyltransferase codes for MTQIYPDDSFTLHTDAYQINMIQTYWEQGIHNKHAVFEVFFRKMPFQNGYAVFAGLERVVNYINHLHFTATDIAYLRELGGYSDGFLDYLANFKFDATIRAVREGDLVFNNEPLLQVEGPLATCQLIETALLNIINYQTLIATKAARIKSVVGEDGLLEFGTRRAQEFDAAIWGTRAAYIGGFDATSNVRAGKIFGIPISGTHAHALVQTYRNDYQAFKAYAETHHDCVFLVDTYDTLRSGVPSAIRVAKEMGDKINFQGVRIDSGDMAYLSKRVREQLDEAGFPDAKIYASNDLDEKTIQNLKMQGAKISVWGVGTKLITAFDQPALGAVYKMVSIENDHHQMVDTIKLSNNAEKVSTPGQKQVWRITKRADGKSEGDYVTLYDEDPRNEESIYMFHPSYTYINKTVSDFDARPLLVPIYDRGQQVYTLPTLDEIKEYSFESLDALWDEYKRDLNPQDYPVDLSQKLYDHKMNIINTVRDHVNHKDEEEAY; via the coding sequence ATGACGCAAATCTATCCGGATGATAGTTTTACCTTGCATACGGATGCTTATCAAATTAACATGATCCAAACCTACTGGGAACAAGGTATTCATAATAAACATGCGGTGTTTGAAGTGTTCTTCCGTAAGATGCCGTTCCAAAATGGGTACGCGGTATTTGCGGGTCTGGAACGAGTAGTTAATTATATCAATCATTTACATTTTACGGCAACCGACATCGCGTATTTACGTGAACTTGGCGGTTATTCTGACGGCTTTTTAGACTATTTGGCTAATTTTAAATTTGACGCGACAATTCGTGCCGTTCGCGAAGGCGATTTGGTCTTTAATAATGAACCGTTGTTGCAGGTCGAAGGACCATTAGCAACTTGTCAGTTAATTGAAACGGCGCTGTTAAATATTATTAATTATCAAACGTTGATTGCAACCAAGGCAGCGCGCATCAAATCGGTCGTTGGCGAAGATGGCTTGTTAGAATTCGGTACGCGACGGGCCCAAGAGTTTGACGCGGCTATCTGGGGGACCCGGGCAGCTTATATTGGTGGCTTTGACGCGACGAGTAATGTGCGGGCTGGCAAAATTTTTGGAATCCCAATCAGCGGGACCCATGCGCATGCGCTCGTGCAGACTTATCGAAACGACTATCAGGCTTTTAAAGCCTACGCGGAAACCCATCATGACTGTGTCTTTTTGGTCGATACGTACGATACGTTGCGTAGCGGAGTACCGAGTGCGATTCGAGTGGCTAAGGAAATGGGTGATAAGATCAATTTCCAAGGAGTCCGTATCGATAGCGGTGATATGGCTTACTTGTCAAAACGGGTGCGTGAACAGCTAGACGAAGCTGGTTTCCCGGATGCCAAGATTTATGCATCAAATGATTTGGACGAAAAAACCATCCAAAACTTGAAGATGCAAGGGGCCAAAATCAGTGTGTGGGGCGTTGGGACGAAGCTCATCACCGCCTTTGACCAACCTGCATTAGGAGCCGTGTATAAGATGGTTTCAATTGAAAACGATCATCATCAAATGGTTGATACGATTAAGTTATCGAATAACGCGGAAAAGGTTTCGACACCTGGTCAAAAACAAGTTTGGCGGATTACGAAGCGTGCGGATGGCAAGTCAGAAGGTGACTATGTGACGTTGTACGATGAAGATCCGCGCAACGAAGAATCAATTTACATGTTCCATCCAAGCTATACGTATATTAATAAGACGGTCAGCGATTTTGATGCGCGACCACTATTGGTTCCCATCTATGACCGCGGTCAACAAGTTTATACTTTACCAACGTTAGATGAAATCAAGGAGTATTCATTTGAAAGTCTAGATGCACTTTGGGACGAATACAAGCGGGATTTAAACCCTCAGGATTACCCGGTCGACTTGTCACAAAAACTTTATGATCATAAAATGAATATTATTAACACGGTCAGAGACCACGTTAACCATAAAGATGAGGAGGAAGCTTACTAA
- a CDS encoding SLC13 family permease has protein sequence MAAIIHRTLHDKIFIIALICASLSLFIGTPRLAEINWTTIGTLLALMISVQLLRAMHLLDTLRDWLLVKSHDTRQMCQLFILLAFGGSMVLTNDVAILTLIPIFIALARRQQLAIAYPTTLIIMAANLGSAFTPIGNPQNLFLVTFYHVNLLTFFKLSTPLMLASLALLIALSWWLPRSPLTVTPAKSKPISHNQIGVAAGLLSFIMLGIFNLVPILLVIIGTVVVSFIINRRVFQYVDYALLLTFICFFIFVSAISHNPTITHWLRQLTQTAPSVYITGLITSQVISNVPAAILLANFTSHLPALFLGVNIGGLGSLVASLANLLALKQLLPFDDQQPLRHFLLVFTALNGLGLLILGLGGWFYLLL, from the coding sequence ATGGCGGCAATCATTCATCGCACCCTGCATGACAAAATTTTTATCATCGCGCTAATTTGCGCAAGTTTAAGTTTATTTATTGGTACACCCCGGCTGGCAGAAATTAATTGGACCACGATTGGCACCTTATTAGCACTCATGATCAGTGTCCAATTACTACGAGCCATGCATCTACTTGATACTTTAAGAGACTGGCTCTTAGTTAAATCACACGATACCCGTCAAATGTGTCAGTTGTTTATCCTGTTAGCCTTTGGCGGCTCAATGGTTTTAACTAATGACGTTGCAATCTTAACGTTAATTCCGATTTTTATCGCCCTCGCACGGCGGCAACAACTGGCCATTGCTTACCCAACGACTTTAATTATCATGGCGGCCAATCTTGGCAGTGCATTTACCCCCATCGGTAATCCCCAAAATTTATTTTTGGTCACCTTCTATCACGTCAATCTACTCACGTTTTTCAAATTATCGACCCCGTTAATGCTGGCTAGTCTCGCTTTGTTAATTGCCTTAAGTTGGTGGCTACCGCGGTCGCCGTTAACGGTAACACCCGCTAAATCAAAACCAATCTCCCATAATCAGATTGGAGTTGCAGCTGGCCTACTCAGCTTCATTATGCTTGGCATTTTCAATCTAGTGCCCATCTTACTAGTCATTATTGGAACGGTTGTTGTCAGTTTCATCATTAACCGGCGCGTCTTTCAGTACGTCGATTACGCGCTACTCTTAACCTTTATCTGCTTCTTTATCTTCGTTAGCGCCATCAGCCATAATCCAACAATAACGCATTGGCTCAGGCAATTGACCCAGACAGCTCCCAGCGTCTATATTACTGGTCTAATCACGAGCCAAGTCATCAGCAACGTTCCAGCTGCTATCTTACTGGCTAATTTCACATCACACTTACCGGCGCTATTTTTAGGCGTTAATATTGGCGGCCTGGGCTCATTGGTGGCCTCACTAGCAAATCTGCTTGCCTTAAAACAATTGTTGCCCTTTGACGATCAACAACCACTTCGCCATTTTTTACTTGTATTTACAGCCCTCAATGGATTGGGCCTGCTTATCTTGGGACTTGGCGGCTGGTTCTATCTCCTACTATAA
- the nadE gene encoding ammonia-dependent NAD(+) synthetase, producing the protein MRPLQAEIIKALHVAPTIDPEVEIRRSIDFLKAYLTKNTFLKTYVLGISGGQDSTLAGKLTEMAITEMRQETGDDRYQFIAVRLPYGNQADEADAMAAIDFMQADVTDRVDIQPATDAMVTALEANQLTIHDFNKGNIKARQRMIVQYGIAGEMHGAVVGTDHAAEAVTGFYTKYGDGGADIVPLWRLNKRQGKQMLAALDAPKHLYDKVPTADLEEDRPALPDEVALGVRYDDIDDYLEGRTVSDAAAEKIEAWYLKTAHKRHAAITVFDDFWK; encoded by the coding sequence ATGCGGCCATTACAAGCTGAGATTATTAAAGCGTTACACGTTGCACCAACCATTGATCCAGAAGTTGAGATTCGTCGAAGTATTGATTTTTTGAAGGCTTATTTAACTAAAAATACCTTTTTGAAGACCTATGTGCTTGGCATCTCTGGCGGTCAGGATTCGACGTTAGCTGGAAAATTGACGGAGATGGCGATTACCGAAATGCGGCAAGAAACTGGTGATGATCGCTATCAATTCATCGCAGTCCGGTTACCATATGGCAATCAAGCGGATGAAGCGGATGCGATGGCAGCGATTGATTTTATGCAAGCCGACGTGACGGATCGGGTGGATATTCAACCGGCTACGGATGCCATGGTAACTGCATTGGAAGCTAACCAATTGACGATTCATGATTTCAACAAGGGCAATATTAAAGCGCGCCAACGCATGATCGTGCAATATGGAATCGCCGGTGAAATGCACGGCGCTGTCGTGGGAACCGACCATGCAGCCGAAGCTGTTACTGGTTTTTATACCAAGTACGGTGACGGTGGTGCGGATATTGTGCCACTATGGCGATTGAACAAACGTCAAGGTAAACAGATGCTGGCCGCTTTGGATGCGCCCAAGCATTTGTATGACAAAGTCCCGACCGCTGACTTGGAAGAAGATCGGCCAGCATTACCTGATGAAGTCGCGTTAGGTGTTCGTTACGACGACATCGACGATTACTTGGAAGGCCGGACGGTCAGCGATGCTGCGGCCGAAAAGATTGAGGCGTGGTACTTAAAGACTGCCCACAAACGCCACGCGGCCATCACTGTGTTTGATGATTTTTGGAAATAA
- the nagA gene encoding N-acetylglucosamine-6-phosphate deacetylase, which yields MSKVLKHAIIYTGLEKIDDGYIRFGKEIEAVGPMDDYVAQPDDDIEFVSGKTIVPGFIDVHSHGGYSFDSMDGNPAEINEMVNDMVAREGITSYFCTTMTQSNENLDHSMAGINKAADENPVIQGVHLEGPFISATFKGAQPEKYIKNPNVELLDNWNKLSGGRVKLITYAPEDPGSREFEKYCLENGIVPSVGHSNATREQLLASKATHVTHLYNAQREFKHREPGVTGHAMLENNMYCELICDGFHIVPDMIKLAYEQKGVDRIELVTDSMRAKGEPDGVSELGGQKVIVKDGQARLEEGNLAGSVLTFINAFKNIQKFTGCGIAEAVKMASVNQAREFGLTKKGTLEAGKDADINILDGNQDLVATYSYGKKAAK from the coding sequence ATGAGCAAAGTGTTAAAACATGCCATCATTTATACTGGTCTAGAAAAGATTGATGACGGCTACATTCGTTTCGGTAAGGAAATTGAAGCGGTTGGTCCAATGGATGACTACGTGGCCCAACCCGATGATGATATCGAATTTGTGAGTGGCAAAACGATTGTACCGGGCTTCATTGATGTTCATAGCCATGGTGGTTATAGTTTTGATTCAATGGACGGGAATCCAGCTGAAATTAACGAAATGGTTAATGATATGGTGGCCCGTGAAGGTATTACGTCATACTTCTGTACGACCATGACGCAGTCCAACGAAAACTTAGATCATTCGATGGCTGGTATTAACAAAGCCGCCGACGAAAATCCGGTTATCCAAGGGGTTCATTTGGAAGGGCCATTCATTTCGGCAACCTTCAAAGGTGCTCAACCTGAAAAGTACATTAAGAATCCTAACGTTGAGTTATTAGACAACTGGAACAAGTTGTCTGGTGGTCGAGTTAAGTTGATTACTTACGCGCCAGAAGATCCTGGTTCGCGTGAATTTGAAAAATATTGCTTGGAAAATGGCATCGTACCTTCAGTGGGTCACAGTAACGCCACTCGTGAACAATTATTAGCAAGTAAAGCAACTCACGTGACGCATTTATACAACGCGCAACGTGAATTCAAGCACCGTGAACCAGGTGTTACTGGGCATGCCATGCTTGAAAACAACATGTACTGTGAATTGATCTGTGATGGGTTCCATATCGTACCTGACATGATCAAGTTAGCGTATGAACAAAAAGGCGTTGATCGGATCGAATTAGTGACTGATTCAATGCGTGCCAAGGGTGAACCTGATGGTGTTAGTGAATTAGGTGGTCAGAAAGTGATCGTTAAGGATGGTCAAGCGCGCCTTGAAGAAGGTAACTTAGCCGGTTCCGTCTTGACATTCATCAACGCTTTCAAGAACATTCAGAAGTTCACTGGCTGTGGGATTGCTGAAGCAGTTAAGATGGCTTCCGTCAACCAAGCACGTGAATTTGGGTTGACTAAGAAGGGCACGTTGGAAGCTGGCAAAGATGCCGATATTAACATCTTAGACGGTAACCAAGATCTAGTTGCAACTTATAGCTACGGTAAAAAAGCAGCTAAATAA
- the pnuC gene encoding nicotinamide riboside transporter PnuC codes for MNQSKRFRLTLTTLTQQWQQDITSLPTTMRAVFSWQRGLNELKTLRRTTKLMMSTMLIVTIIGFILGRDYSLHGWIGLLTGITVVINLILVDQGRLTNYSWGIIACAAWLTTAITNRLIGDIASQSFYLVMQFVGITVWHRKMAAQPDTSELTGRKLSKLAGCAWFALAVLVYIIVLHFSKQLHGNQIYLDATLLPLGIVGSVLMVNGYRSQWIAWITLDVLNVIIWFNQLKGFSPAAASMLALQLVMLANALYGAYLWFFGQSTHQEH; via the coding sequence ATGAATCAGAGTAAACGTTTCAGACTCACCTTAACCACCCTGACGCAACAATGGCAACAAGACATCACCAGTCTGCCCACAACCATGCGTGCCGTCTTCAGCTGGCAACGGGGACTTAATGAATTAAAGACGCTTCGCCGCACCACTAAGTTGATGATGAGCACGATGCTAATCGTCACCATCATTGGCTTTATTCTGGGCCGCGATTACAGCCTACATGGCTGGATTGGCCTATTGACTGGAATAACGGTGGTCATTAACTTAATTCTGGTTGATCAAGGGCGACTAACGAACTATAGCTGGGGTATTATTGCTTGTGCGGCTTGGCTTACTACGGCTATCACCAATCGGCTAATTGGCGATATTGCGTCACAATCGTTTTACCTCGTCATGCAATTTGTCGGCATCACCGTCTGGCATCGTAAAATGGCAGCACAACCCGATACCAGCGAACTGACTGGTCGTAAATTGAGCAAATTAGCCGGTTGTGCCTGGTTCGCGTTAGCCGTACTCGTCTACATCATTGTCTTACACTTCAGTAAACAACTTCACGGTAACCAAATCTACCTGGACGCCACCTTGTTACCACTTGGAATTGTCGGTAGCGTCCTCATGGTCAATGGCTATCGTTCCCAGTGGATCGCCTGGATCACGCTCGATGTGCTTAACGTTATTATCTGGTTCAACCAGTTAAAAGGCTTTAGTCCCGCAGCCGCCTCGATGTTAGCACTGCAACTCGTGATGCTTGCTAACGCACTATACGGGGCCTACTTGTGGTTCTTTGGCCAAAGCACTCATCAAGAACACTAG
- a CDS encoding metallophosphoesterase: protein MPLYTFIGDIHSAADDLAVLLANPEIAATRLIFLGDYIDGTAARYFGHYTESASLAPLKVLAMISERVRQAGDVALLGNHDAFWLRTAHGDDSATATWVLNGGHRTWRKLGIYSSNSEHVRRALNGVLLKPYTDFLAHLPLMWQQGRLLAMHAGVNCQYPLTQQSPDDLLWIRDNYYDDFTTVGHRWHRNLFNKVMVTGHTPVQTFAGSHLGYLKMQADAQDVPRYLIDAGSRSGRFDGGIGALTLTAEGEFVRTKRVIKSHVYDGQQVVTPAMIMDNEH, encoded by the coding sequence ATGCCGTTGTATACGTTTATTGGTGATATTCATAGTGCGGCGGATGATCTAGCGGTTTTGTTAGCCAATCCTGAGATTGCCGCCACCCGGTTGATTTTTTTAGGTGATTATATTGATGGTACGGCTGCGCGGTATTTTGGTCACTACACTGAGTCGGCTTCCTTGGCACCGCTAAAAGTGCTGGCAATGATTAGTGAACGGGTACGGCAAGCTGGCGATGTGGCCTTGCTTGGTAATCATGACGCGTTCTGGCTACGTACGGCTCATGGTGATGACAGTGCCACCGCAACCTGGGTGTTGAATGGTGGTCACCGGACTTGGCGTAAATTAGGCATTTACTCGTCTAATTCTGAGCATGTCCGGCGAGCGCTAAATGGTGTGTTGTTGAAGCCATACACTGATTTTTTAGCACACTTGCCGCTTATGTGGCAGCAGGGCCGGCTACTCGCCATGCACGCGGGTGTTAACTGTCAATACCCATTAACACAACAATCACCGGATGACTTACTGTGGATTCGGGATAATTATTATGATGACTTCACAACTGTGGGTCACCGTTGGCATCGGAACTTATTCAACAAAGTTATGGTCACCGGTCATACGCCGGTACAGACATTTGCTGGCTCACACCTGGGTTATTTAAAGATGCAGGCTGATGCGCAAGATGTTCCACGTTACTTGATTGATGCTGGGAGTCGCTCAGGTCGTTTTGATGGGGGCATTGGTGCGTTAACATTGACCGCTGAGGGTGAATTTGTCAGGACGAAACGCGTGATCAAGAGCCACGTCTATGATGGCCAGCAAGTCGTCACCCCAGCCATGATCATGGATAACGAGCATTAG
- the proC gene encoding pyrroline-5-carboxylate reductase — translation MKIGFIGAGNMGRAIIDGWLKQQAVVPADIYIHSAHAASYQPYAQANGLQACDTNLAVAQAADVIVLAVKPNIALAALKEVQAALTGKWVITMVSGLSLADYATVVPDLPVLRIMPNVNVAIGAGMTALVGNDALTPEQYAAGQQLFDAIGATSAIAEKDFPTFSALAGSSPAYIYFFIDAMARAGVKHGLSKDAATKIAAQATLGSAQNVLASDKIPFDLIDQVSSPGGTTVAGLLAMEEAGFMTAVVKGIDATIAKELGKS, via the coding sequence ATGAAAATCGGATTCATTGGTGCCGGTAACATGGGCCGTGCGATTATTGATGGGTGGTTAAAACAACAAGCGGTCGTCCCAGCAGATATTTATATTCACAGTGCCCATGCTGCGAGTTATCAACCTTATGCGCAAGCAAATGGGCTACAGGCCTGTGACACTAATTTGGCCGTGGCACAAGCTGCTGACGTTATCGTTTTGGCAGTTAAGCCGAACATTGCGTTGGCCGCATTAAAAGAAGTTCAAGCAGCCTTAACGGGCAAGTGGGTCATTACAATGGTATCAGGGTTGAGTTTGGCCGATTATGCCACAGTTGTCCCTGATCTACCCGTTCTGAGAATCATGCCGAATGTGAACGTGGCGATTGGTGCCGGGATGACGGCGTTGGTTGGTAATGATGCCTTGACACCAGAGCAATATGCGGCTGGGCAACAATTATTTGATGCGATTGGTGCCACGAGTGCCATCGCTGAGAAAGATTTTCCAACTTTTTCAGCCTTAGCAGGTAGTTCGCCGGCCTACATCTATTTCTTTATTGACGCGATGGCCCGCGCAGGCGTCAAGCACGGTTTGAGCAAGGATGCAGCGACTAAGATTGCGGCGCAGGCCACGCTTGGCAGTGCTCAGAATGTGTTAGCTTCTGATAAAATTCCGTTTGACCTGATCGATCAAGTTTCTTCACCTGGTGGTACGACGGTTGCTGGGTTGCTGGCGATGGAAGAGGCCGGTTTTATGACGGCTGTCGTGAAGGGCATCGACGCGACGATCGCGAAGGAACTCGGCAAATCTTAA